One segment of Diaphorobacter sp. HDW4B DNA contains the following:
- a CDS encoding TM2 domain-containing protein yields the protein MMFCHGCAKPLHVSAVTCPSCGAPQRKSAASTVDESEKNKVIAGVLALLLGGFGIHKFYTGAWGWGIVYIVLCWTYVPALVALVEGIRYLVLSKEDFSRKAAAMNGPFAWLW from the coding sequence ATGATGTTTTGTCATGGCTGCGCAAAGCCGTTGCATGTGTCGGCGGTGACCTGCCCAAGCTGCGGAGCACCGCAGCGCAAGAGTGCCGCATCCACGGTCGACGAGTCCGAGAAAAACAAGGTGATTGCGGGTGTGCTGGCGCTGCTTCTGGGCGGCTTCGGCATTCACAAGTTCTATACGGGCGCCTGGGGATGGGGGATTGTCTACATCGTCCTGTGCTGGACTTATGTTCCGGCGCTTGTCGCGTTGGTGGAGGGCATCCGTTATCTGGTGCTTTCCAAGGAGGATTTCTCTCGCAAGGCGGCAGCCATGAATGGGCCGTTTGCCTGGCTGTGGTGA
- a CDS encoding YafY family protein, translating into MSKHSLTIRFIEPKFSENNRPMSTSSFDTIAYRLSEILLRLNAGEALEIKKLADDFAVNERTIRRDLNERFSFLGLEKKGSRYTLPRYKLGTYSQQDVQRIASLAGLQGMSPRLSSDFLGDLLDNSLRGALLVHGTRAEDISGKEHELAQLRVGIQDSRIVQFEYCKPDDTRKMVSVNPYKLALSDGSWYLQATDQGKVKSYAVSRIDRLLVTSDSFSPDASVHEYLKSEDTIWLNQEKAKVVLKVAPPAASYFQRRQLIGSQKIEMTLEDGEILVSGLIAHPNQILPVVRYWIPYIRVISPDGLQAELDAQLKAYLGVPG; encoded by the coding sequence TTGTCCAAACACTCACTTACGATTCGTTTCATCGAACCGAAATTCAGCGAGAACAACAGACCAATGTCCACTTCTTCCTTCGACACCATCGCCTACCGCCTCAGCGAGATTCTTTTGCGGCTGAATGCTGGGGAGGCTCTGGAAATCAAGAAACTGGCCGACGACTTTGCGGTCAATGAGCGCACGATTCGGCGCGATCTGAACGAGAGGTTCAGCTTTTTGGGATTGGAAAAGAAGGGCAGCCGCTATACCTTGCCGCGCTACAAGCTGGGTACTTACAGTCAACAGGATGTGCAGCGGATCGCGAGCCTGGCTGGGTTGCAAGGCATGTCGCCACGGTTATCCAGCGATTTTCTTGGAGACCTGCTCGACAACAGTTTGCGCGGGGCCTTGTTGGTGCATGGCACGCGGGCCGAGGACATCAGCGGCAAGGAGCACGAGTTGGCGCAACTGCGTGTCGGGATTCAGGATTCCCGCATTGTTCAGTTTGAATATTGCAAGCCGGATGACACGCGCAAGATGGTCAGTGTGAACCCATACAAGCTGGCTTTGAGTGATGGGTCCTGGTATCTGCAGGCGACGGATCAGGGCAAGGTCAAATCGTATGCAGTATCTCGCATTGATCGCTTGCTGGTGACCTCTGACAGTTTCTCGCCGGATGCGTCGGTGCACGAATATCTCAAAAGTGAGGACACGATTTGGCTGAATCAGGAAAAGGCCAAGGTCGTGCTCAAGGTGGCTCCGCCGGCGGCTTCGTATTTTCAGCGGCGTCAGCTGATCGGGAGCCAGAAAATCGAGATGACGCTGGAAGACGGCGAGATTCTGGTGTCGGGATTGATCGCGCATCCCAACCAGATTCTGCCGGTGGTTCGATATTGGATTCCATATATCCGCGTGATCAGCCCGGACGGGCTGCAGGCTGAGCTGGACGCTCAGCTCAAGGCTTATCTGGGCGTTCCCGGGTAA